A stretch of the Hyalangium minutum genome encodes the following:
- a CDS encoding nucleotide sugar dehydrogenase, with product MRVMVSPLVDMIRKREAKVGVVGLGYVGLPLGMAFADAGFPVMGLDIDKRKIDKIAKGESYIKHIPSEPLKKLSSEGKLKATTDFAKAKEMDCIVICVPTPLTASREPDMTYIVQTGEALSPYVRRNQLFVLESTTYPGTTEEVLKPLLEKSGLKAGVDFHLAFSPEREDPGNKSFNTKTIPKIVGGFTPACLEVAQALYSSALKETVPVSSTRVAELSKLLENIFRCVNIAMVNEMKMLCDRMNIDVWEVIQAASTKPFGFMPFFPGPGLGGHCIPIDPFYLTWKAREYEFHTKFIELAGEVNTQMPYYVVQRTMEALNQHKKTLNGAKVLCLGAAYKKDIDDMRESPSLRVISLLKEKGAVVSYHDPYVPKLEKGHGFNFEMTSVPLSPETLGQYDAVVILTDHSNIDYSMVVKKSQCVVDTRNATKHVGPGREKVTKA from the coding sequence ATGCGCGTCATGGTCAGCCCGCTCGTGGATATGATCCGCAAGCGGGAAGCTAAAGTGGGGGTTGTCGGTCTGGGCTACGTGGGGCTTCCGCTCGGCATGGCGTTCGCCGATGCGGGGTTCCCGGTGATGGGGCTCGATATCGACAAGCGCAAGATTGACAAGATCGCCAAGGGGGAGAGCTACATCAAGCACATCCCCAGCGAGCCGCTGAAGAAGCTGAGCAGCGAGGGCAAGCTCAAGGCGACGACGGACTTCGCCAAGGCCAAGGAGATGGACTGCATCGTCATCTGCGTGCCCACGCCGCTGACGGCGTCGCGTGAGCCGGACATGACGTACATCGTCCAGACGGGCGAGGCGCTGTCCCCGTACGTGCGCCGTAACCAGCTCTTCGTGCTGGAGTCCACCACCTACCCGGGCACCACCGAGGAGGTGCTCAAGCCGCTGCTGGAGAAGAGCGGCCTGAAGGCGGGCGTGGACTTCCACCTGGCCTTCAGCCCCGAGCGCGAGGATCCGGGCAACAAGAGCTTCAACACGAAGACGATCCCGAAGATCGTCGGCGGCTTCACGCCGGCGTGCCTCGAGGTGGCGCAGGCCCTGTACTCCAGCGCGCTGAAGGAGACGGTGCCGGTGTCCTCCACGCGCGTGGCGGAGCTCTCCAAGCTGCTGGAGAACATCTTCCGCTGCGTGAACATCGCCATGGTCAACGAGATGAAGATGCTCTGCGACCGCATGAACATCGACGTGTGGGAGGTCATCCAGGCGGCGAGCACCAAGCCGTTCGGCTTCATGCCCTTCTTCCCGGGCCCGGGCCTGGGCGGTCACTGCATCCCGATCGATCCGTTCTACCTGACGTGGAAGGCGCGCGAGTACGAGTTCCACACCAAGTTCATCGAGCTGGCCGGCGAGGTGAACACGCAGATGCCGTACTACGTGGTGCAGCGCACCATGGAGGCGCTCAACCAGCACAAGAAGACGCTCAATGGCGCCAAGGTGCTGTGCTTGGGTGCGGCGTACAAGAAGGACATCGACGACATGCGCGAGAGCCCGAGCCTCCGCGTCATCTCGTTGCTCAAGGAGAAGGGTGCCGTGGTCAGCTACCACGACCCGTACGTGCCGAAGCTGGAGAAGGGCCACGGCTTCAACTTCGAGATGACCTCCGTGCCGCTGTCGCCGGAGACGCTCGGCCAGTACGACGCGGTGGTGATCCTCACGGACCACTCCAACATCGACTACTCCATGGTGGTGAAGAAGTCCCAGTGCGTCGTCGACACGCGCAACGCCACGAAGCACGTGGGACCGGGCCGTGAGAAGGTGACGAAGGCCTAG
- a CDS encoding metalloenzyme: MRVALLFIDGVGVGRKDTAVNPLAGRAHLLSQFGDAPGTPLPPGGWCIPVDTTFGVEGRPQSASNQTAILTGDPAPALIQRHVLGYPNPPLREILAERSLVKRLVAAGRTATFANSYAAPYLDLLKLHRRASTTPPEFVFPPAAAKRLKPSASTLAFAAGGVPLRTLDDARAGDGLTHDITGTHAHRMGLSVPQRTPEEAARIFWQVAEGVDFTFFEHYLADEAGHAQDFEAALAALDTFDAFAREIVALRPPDARVLICSDHGNVEDLSTRSHTLNPVPVLYFGPPAPEVEALATVADVGRTVLRWLDAE, encoded by the coding sequence GTGCGAGTCGCGCTCCTGTTCATCGATGGTGTGGGTGTAGGCCGGAAGGACACGGCAGTGAACCCGCTCGCTGGGAGGGCCCACCTGCTCTCCCAGTTCGGGGACGCCCCCGGGACCCCCCTGCCCCCAGGGGGGTGGTGTATCCCTGTGGATACCACTTTCGGTGTGGAGGGCCGCCCCCAGTCAGCCTCCAACCAGACGGCCATCCTCACGGGCGACCCCGCGCCTGCCCTCATTCAGCGCCACGTGCTGGGCTACCCGAACCCACCCCTGCGGGAGATCCTGGCGGAGCGCTCGCTCGTGAAGCGGCTGGTGGCCGCTGGGCGCACCGCCACCTTCGCCAACAGCTACGCGGCGCCATACCTGGACCTGCTGAAGCTGCACCGGCGAGCCTCCACCACGCCCCCGGAGTTCGTCTTCCCTCCTGCGGCAGCGAAGCGCTTGAAGCCCTCGGCATCCACCCTGGCCTTCGCGGCGGGAGGCGTACCCCTGCGCACGCTGGATGACGCGCGCGCGGGGGACGGGCTCACCCATGACATCACCGGCACTCACGCGCACCGCATGGGCTTGTCCGTGCCCCAGCGCACGCCCGAGGAAGCAGCGCGGATCTTCTGGCAGGTGGCCGAGGGCGTGGACTTCACCTTCTTCGAGCACTACCTGGCTGACGAGGCCGGGCACGCGCAAGACTTCGAGGCAGCCCTGGCGGCCCTGGACACCTTCGATGCCTTCGCGCGGGAGATCGTGGCCCTGCGGCCGCCGGATGCGCGGGTGTTGATCTGCAGCGATCACGGCAACGTGGAGGATCTCTCGACACGGAGCCACACCCTGAACCCCGTGCCCGTGCTCTACTTCGGGCCGCCTGCGCCAGAGGTGGAGGCGCTGGCCACCGTGGCGGACGTGGGGCGCACGGTGTTGCGCTGGCTGGACGCGGAGTGA
- a CDS encoding GTP-binding protein has product MSSVNLLAREVAAKIVFYGPGLSGKTTTLRKIYETVRPAHRGEMMSIATEGDRTLFFDFLPVKVERVNDCSVRLALYTVPGQVFYNATRKLVLQGADGVVFVADSQPEALDSNRESLQNLEENLLEQGIRLDRFPLVMQWNKRDIDKAMPVEQMRAALNARGAPEFETSATSGQGVLDSLKAITRLVIKDLRAKRIVPPPRPTPSPVAPGAGLEAQLSQHLPTRPSQTMQAVQPPAMTPRQHPPSSTTLPAVASAGGPAPIVAAAMAPAARMEVTPNSSAVPVPRTAGQRAMGPATALAPGELFDHARAAETAFASGQYAQCVKACVDAVRRALALAGEGSLAQQGFLLRVDGSDLLRLQGLSNHVDTARVDDAAFALYLVMQVFTRLNAAGLPETA; this is encoded by the coding sequence GTGAGCAGCGTGAACCTGTTGGCCCGCGAAGTGGCCGCGAAGATCGTTTTCTACGGACCGGGGTTGTCGGGCAAGACGACGACCTTGCGGAAGATCTACGAGACGGTCCGGCCGGCGCACCGAGGCGAGATGATGTCCATCGCCACGGAGGGCGACCGCACCCTCTTCTTCGACTTCCTGCCGGTGAAGGTGGAGCGGGTGAATGACTGCTCCGTGCGGCTGGCGCTGTACACGGTGCCGGGCCAGGTCTTCTACAACGCCACGCGCAAGCTGGTGCTGCAGGGGGCGGACGGGGTGGTGTTCGTGGCGGACTCGCAGCCGGAGGCGTTGGACTCCAACCGCGAGTCGCTGCAAAACCTGGAGGAGAACCTGCTCGAGCAGGGCATCCGGCTGGATCGGTTCCCGCTGGTGATGCAGTGGAACAAGCGGGACATCGACAAGGCAATGCCCGTGGAGCAGATGCGAGCGGCGCTGAACGCGCGCGGCGCGCCTGAGTTCGAGACCTCGGCCACGAGCGGCCAGGGGGTGCTGGACTCGCTCAAAGCCATCACCCGGCTGGTCATCAAGGATCTCCGGGCCAAGCGCATCGTTCCCCCGCCCCGCCCGACCCCGAGCCCTGTGGCTCCGGGAGCAGGGCTGGAGGCGCAGCTGAGCCAGCACCTGCCGACGCGGCCGTCCCAGACGATGCAGGCAGTGCAACCTCCGGCGATGACGCCCCGGCAGCACCCGCCCTCCTCGACGACACTGCCTGCGGTGGCCTCGGCGGGTGGGCCCGCGCCCATCGTGGCGGCAGCCATGGCTCCTGCGGCTCGGATGGAGGTGACTCCGAACTCCTCGGCGGTGCCCGTCCCTCGCACGGCGGGCCAACGGGCGATGGGGCCTGCGACGGCGCTGGCGCCGGGAGAGCTGTTCGACCACGCCCGTGCGGCGGAGACCGCATTCGCCAGCGGACAGTATGCCCAGTGCGTGAAAGCGTGCGTGGACGCGGTCCGGCGAGCCCTGGCGTTGGCGGGAGAGGGCTCGTTGGCACAGCAGGGCTTCCTGCTGCGGGTGGATGGCTCGGACCTGCTGCGGCTGCAGGGGCTGTCCAACCACGTGGACACGGCGCGGGTGGATGACGCCGCCTTCGCGCTGTACCTCGTGATGCAGGTCTTCACCCGGCTGAACGCCGCGGGCCTCCCCGAGACGGCGTAA
- a CDS encoding anhydro-N-acetylmuramic acid kinase, which yields MRPPRSPADPSRPRLCVGLISGTSVDAVEAVLCKIEGTGPSVTLKLLTHVSRPFPPEFIQRVLGPQDARSLCELNFELGERFAEAAQAVITRAGLRNGDVDVIGSHGQTMAHLPTSLSTTPSTLQLGEASVIAERLGIPVVSDFRTRDMAAGGQGAPLVPYFDWAVFRQPGAVRAFQNIGGIANVSVVGERLDDVLAFDTGPGNMVLDGLARRMTGGKLQCDLDGQLSRQGKPIPALLADLLTHPFFALPPPRSAGREGFGEALVSFLWEQSPDRPADLLATALAFTVEATARAYEAYVLPRFKSLEAVYVSGGGSRNPALMERFTARLGPVPVKPLDTLGFPEGAKEAACFALLAAEHLLGTPANVPSATGARRRVVLGKLTP from the coding sequence ATGCGCCCCCCTCGCTCCCCCGCCGACCCGAGCCGCCCTCGCCTCTGTGTGGGGCTGATCTCTGGCACGAGCGTGGACGCGGTGGAGGCGGTGCTCTGCAAGATCGAGGGCACGGGCCCCTCCGTGACGCTGAAGCTGCTGACGCACGTCTCCCGCCCGTTCCCGCCGGAGTTCATCCAGCGCGTGCTCGGGCCGCAGGATGCGCGCTCGCTCTGTGAGCTCAACTTCGAGCTGGGCGAGCGCTTCGCAGAGGCGGCCCAGGCCGTCATCACCCGCGCGGGCCTGCGCAACGGGGACGTGGATGTGATCGGCTCGCACGGGCAGACGATGGCGCACCTGCCCACGAGCCTCTCCACCACGCCCTCCACCCTGCAGCTGGGCGAAGCCTCCGTCATCGCCGAGCGCCTGGGCATCCCTGTGGTGAGTGACTTCCGTACACGGGACATGGCCGCAGGGGGCCAGGGGGCGCCGCTGGTGCCCTACTTCGACTGGGCGGTGTTCCGGCAGCCGGGGGCGGTGCGAGCGTTCCAGAACATTGGTGGCATCGCCAACGTGAGCGTGGTGGGCGAGCGGCTGGACGACGTGCTCGCCTTCGACACGGGCCCGGGCAACATGGTGCTGGACGGGCTGGCGCGGCGGATGACGGGGGGCAAGCTCCAGTGTGACTTGGACGGGCAGCTGTCTCGGCAGGGCAAGCCCATCCCGGCGCTGCTGGCGGACCTGCTGACGCACCCGTTCTTCGCCCTGCCGCCGCCTCGGAGCGCGGGGCGCGAGGGGTTTGGCGAGGCGCTGGTGTCCTTCCTCTGGGAGCAGTCCCCGGATCGTCCGGCGGATCTGCTGGCCACGGCGCTGGCTTTCACGGTGGAGGCCACGGCGCGGGCCTACGAGGCCTACGTCCTCCCCCGTTTCAAGTCCTTGGAGGCGGTGTACGTCTCTGGAGGAGGAAGCCGAAATCCGGCGCTGATGGAGCGGTTCACGGCGCGGCTGGGGCCTGTGCCGGTGAAGCCGCTGGACACCCTGGGGTTTCCCGAAGGAGCCAAGGAAGCCGCCTGCTTTGCCTTGCTGGCGGCCGAGCACCTGCTGGGGACCCCAGCGAATGTACCGTCGGCGACTGGCGCGAGACGCAGAGTCGTTCTAGGTAAGCTTACACCGTGA
- a CDS encoding TldD/PmbA family protein, translating into MRLPLSPVLPLLAVSALLAAAAPPADPRLEMADAMIAELTRSQQQLQLKGHEPPYFISYQLKDYDQYAIAARYGAIFTDDGSRDRRLAADVRVGSYQFDSSVPEEQDFLVSTKGTSYYARPDGPIDDSPMALRTAFWLLTDEKYKSALAQFLKKKGEDVYTVEDPKRPPSFSKERPNTHVQPSVAFPFDRERWRKVARMLSARFNGHPEIFDSDVRVTADKVMRVFVSTEGSRIITEETLYGLHVTAVARAEDGQLLDNSRNYYTPTEAGLPDDKTLLEATDKVITELLALRKAPAIDPYTGPAILAPEASGVLFHEVLGHRLEGHRQADDREGKTFRGQEGKQVLPPFLSISDDPTVRELSGEKLNGYYLYDEEGVKAQRVPLVEKGVLRNYLLSRQPVEGFLQSNGHGRSQGSQRPVARMANLLVDSTKQVSDEELKRQLIAEAKRQGKPYGLIIRDITGGNTNTSSYGYQAFKGVPRMVFRVDVRDGKETLVRGVEIVGTPLSAVNRILASGSRQGVFNGFCGAESGMVPVSTVAPAMLLQEIELQRTMEGKDRPPILSSPSAASRQPEAKKQE; encoded by the coding sequence GTGCGACTTCCCCTCTCGCCCGTCCTTCCCCTGTTGGCTGTCTCCGCTCTCCTGGCTGCCGCCGCGCCTCCGGCCGATCCGCGTCTGGAGATGGCGGATGCGATGATCGCTGAGCTGACCCGCAGCCAGCAACAGCTCCAGCTCAAGGGCCACGAGCCGCCGTACTTCATCAGCTACCAGCTCAAGGACTACGACCAGTACGCCATCGCCGCGCGCTACGGGGCGATCTTCACGGATGACGGCTCGCGGGATCGCCGGCTGGCGGCGGATGTGCGGGTGGGCTCGTACCAGTTCGACAGCTCGGTGCCCGAGGAGCAGGACTTCCTCGTCTCCACCAAGGGGACGAGCTACTACGCGCGGCCGGACGGCCCGATCGACGACTCGCCGATGGCGCTGCGCACCGCGTTCTGGCTGCTGACGGATGAGAAGTACAAGTCCGCGCTGGCCCAGTTCCTCAAGAAGAAGGGCGAGGACGTCTATACGGTGGAGGATCCGAAGCGCCCGCCGTCCTTCTCCAAGGAGAGGCCGAACACGCACGTGCAGCCGTCCGTGGCGTTCCCGTTCGATCGGGAGCGGTGGCGCAAGGTGGCGCGGATGCTGTCGGCCCGGTTCAACGGGCATCCGGAGATCTTCGACTCGGATGTGCGCGTCACGGCAGACAAGGTGATGCGCGTGTTCGTCTCCACGGAGGGCAGCCGCATCATCACCGAGGAGACGCTCTACGGGCTGCACGTCACCGCGGTGGCTCGCGCGGAGGACGGGCAGCTGCTGGACAACTCGCGCAACTACTACACGCCCACCGAGGCGGGGCTTCCGGACGACAAGACGCTGCTGGAGGCCACGGACAAGGTGATCACGGAGCTGCTGGCGCTGCGGAAGGCGCCCGCGATCGATCCGTATACAGGGCCGGCGATCCTGGCGCCCGAGGCCTCGGGCGTGCTGTTCCACGAGGTGCTGGGGCACCGGCTCGAGGGGCACCGGCAGGCAGACGATCGCGAGGGCAAGACGTTCCGAGGCCAGGAGGGCAAGCAGGTCCTGCCGCCCTTCCTCTCCATCTCCGATGACCCAACGGTGCGAGAGCTGAGCGGGGAGAAGCTCAACGGCTATTACCTCTATGACGAGGAGGGCGTGAAGGCGCAGCGGGTGCCGCTGGTGGAGAAGGGCGTGCTGCGCAACTACCTGCTGTCGCGCCAGCCGGTGGAGGGCTTCCTGCAGTCCAACGGGCATGGCCGGAGCCAGGGCTCGCAGCGGCCGGTGGCGCGCATGGCGAACCTGCTCGTGGACTCCACGAAGCAGGTGTCCGACGAGGAGCTGAAGCGGCAGCTGATCGCGGAGGCGAAGCGGCAGGGCAAGCCGTACGGGCTCATCATCCGCGACATTACCGGCGGCAACACCAACACCTCCAGCTACGGCTACCAGGCATTCAAGGGCGTGCCCCGGATGGTGTTCCGGGTGGATGTGCGGGATGGGAAGGAGACGCTGGTGCGGGGCGTGGAGATCGTCGGCACGCCGCTGTCGGCGGTGAACCGGATCCTGGCCTCGGGCAGTAGGCAGGGCGTGTTCAACGGGTTCTGCGGCGCGGAGAGCGGGATGGTGCCTGTGTCCACCGTGGCGCCTGCGATGCTGCTCCAGGAGATCGAACTGCAGCGGACGATGGAGGGTAAGGACCGCCCACCGATCCTCTCCAGCCCCTCGGCCGCTTCGCGGCAGCCCGAGGCGAAGAAGCAGGAGTAG
- a CDS encoding sensor histidine kinase, with protein MERSLAAVAERSLRDGARAGIDALLKEALRLTGVAGIALHEGRVRIAEAGLRLPSLSRLRASQLIPIEEGRSSLGVIPERTSGEQRETLERFAGLAGSLLKAWRREASLQGRQASLCQQLRQLQRELSYRESNRSRASHDLRTPLLVIQGYLEMMRKGMTGELTPTMEKYVERMQGSTQMMGQLISRQLSRGGAPEDLRALALEAFEPMARARKLPLHFECSAKWAPVRGPRSVVTQLTRLLARDLGTSRVGVVRVHIEEQEKLGMWTLSVSTDRPRLLMARKLARLEQLLQRLGGALSIQDEAPFELRLHLPAATVNARPR; from the coding sequence GTGGAGCGATCGCTGGCGGCGGTGGCCGAGCGCTCTCTCCGGGACGGGGCTCGCGCGGGCATCGACGCGCTCCTGAAGGAAGCCCTGCGGCTCACGGGGGTGGCGGGCATCGCCCTCCATGAGGGGCGGGTGCGGATTGCGGAGGCGGGGCTGCGGCTGCCTTCCCTGTCCCGTCTGCGCGCCTCCCAGCTCATTCCAATAGAGGAGGGCCGCTCGTCACTCGGAGTGATTCCGGAGCGGACCAGCGGAGAACAACGCGAGACACTGGAGCGCTTCGCCGGGCTGGCGGGTTCGCTCCTCAAGGCGTGGAGGCGAGAGGCCAGCCTTCAGGGCAGGCAAGCCTCGCTTTGCCAACAGTTGCGGCAGCTGCAGCGCGAGCTGTCCTATCGGGAGAGCAACCGCTCCCGGGCTTCTCACGACCTGCGGACTCCGCTGCTCGTCATCCAGGGCTACCTGGAGATGATGCGCAAGGGCATGACGGGCGAGCTCACGCCCACCATGGAGAAATATGTGGAGCGCATGCAGGGCTCCACCCAGATGATGGGCCAGCTCATCTCCCGGCAGCTCTCGCGCGGCGGGGCGCCGGAGGATCTGCGCGCCCTGGCGCTCGAGGCCTTCGAGCCGATGGCGCGGGCCCGGAAGCTCCCCCTGCACTTCGAGTGCTCGGCGAAGTGGGCACCGGTGCGAGGTCCTCGCTCGGTGGTGACGCAGCTGACGCGGCTGCTGGCCAGGGATCTGGGCACCTCACGGGTCGGCGTGGTGCGGGTGCACATCGAGGAGCAGGAGAAGCTGGGCATGTGGACGCTGAGCGTGTCCACGGACCGGCCCCGGCTGCTGATGGCCCGGAAGCTGGCGCGGCTGGAGCAGCTCCTGCAGCGGCTGGGGGGTGCCCTTTCGATCCAGGACGAGGCGCCCTTCGAGCTGCGGCTCCATCTGCCCGCCGCCACGGTGAACGCGCGGCCTCGCTAG
- a CDS encoding DUF4388 domain-containing protein: protein MALHGDLFSYPLPELLQWLDGSRKTGTLQLSWEAGERKIFVLSGQVVATASRGLRERVARLLELAKLSSGSRVLASFEELQRTPDVEQAFATHGVDVRMVREMGREELFSSMMDLTIAGRGTFHWTEDADRTGEDWVPSDMSIREMLFESLRWVDEHGDVEQALPIDAMSVRAVAPPSASQPLLHRVILTLCANSQNLGRLRLSMGMSRSAVTRRVFDLLRLKLVEVEGAPQVEADPVAEMLEKGQVLVREGQYDSAGIICASLLASDPADRRVREFARMVQREHVAALYGELPPVAVPVPVHDPEGMALLKPEERQIAGLVNGGWDVSTLVLAVPARELDTLRTLAKLVRMGLVQLTMPMR from the coding sequence ATGGCCCTTCACGGCGACCTCTTCAGTTATCCGCTTCCTGAACTTCTGCAGTGGCTCGACGGCTCTCGCAAGACGGGGACGTTGCAGCTGTCCTGGGAGGCCGGGGAGCGCAAGATCTTCGTTCTCTCCGGCCAGGTGGTCGCCACCGCCAGCCGGGGGCTGCGTGAGCGCGTGGCCCGGCTCCTGGAGCTGGCCAAGCTGAGCTCGGGCAGCCGAGTGCTGGCCTCCTTCGAGGAGCTGCAGCGCACCCCGGATGTCGAGCAGGCCTTTGCCACTCACGGCGTGGACGTGCGCATGGTCCGGGAGATGGGGCGCGAGGAGCTCTTCAGCTCGATGATGGACCTGACCATCGCCGGGCGCGGCACGTTCCACTGGACGGAGGATGCGGACCGCACGGGCGAAGACTGGGTGCCCTCGGACATGAGCATCCGCGAGATGCTCTTCGAGTCCCTGCGCTGGGTGGACGAGCACGGGGATGTGGAGCAGGCGCTGCCCATCGACGCGATGAGCGTGCGGGCGGTGGCTCCGCCGAGCGCGAGCCAGCCGCTGTTGCACCGGGTGATCCTCACGCTGTGCGCCAACTCGCAGAACCTGGGGCGGCTGAGGCTGTCGATGGGGATGTCGCGATCGGCGGTGACGCGGCGGGTGTTCGATCTGCTGCGCTTGAAGCTGGTGGAGGTGGAGGGAGCGCCGCAGGTCGAGGCGGATCCGGTGGCGGAGATGCTGGAGAAGGGGCAGGTGTTGGTGCGTGAGGGACAGTACGACTCGGCGGGCATCATCTGCGCCTCGTTGCTGGCCAGTGATCCGGCGGATCGGCGCGTGCGCGAGTTCGCCCGCATGGTCCAGCGCGAGCACGTGGCGGCCCTCTATGGGGAGCTGCCTCCGGTGGCGGTGCCGGTGCCGGTGCACGATCCGGAGGGCATGGCGCTGCTCAAGCCCGAGGAGCGTCAGATCGCCGGCCTGGTCAACGGCGGCTGGGATGTGTCGACCTTGGTGCTAGCCGTACCCGCGCGGGAGCTGGACACCCTGCGCACGTTGGCGAAGCTGGTGCGCATGGGCCTGGTGCAGCTCACCATGCCGATGCGCTGA
- a CDS encoding heparinase II/III family protein encodes MGTFDYYTTLVRLAPAAVAKSAVRRVQGVARQALYRRRYRVDELRILQAYGAESAAELAGKLLETRHSSVWCEHRQRRSVLEALAAVPGARERALERAEAALRQEFRVFGTRVAFGEGRSVEWSLDPVSGYRYPLEPVEQLQLVRPGTDPKYPWVLGRLDSLVALGQGYWVEESEQARSRYARAFVLQTLDFLQANPPGQGVQWACTMEVSLRAANIAQALAMFAEAPEVQRPEFLVPVLSSLAEHTAWVEAHPEDQGAVPNNHLIANYVGLLVVGLLFPELPGASNQVALAVKTLRTQVLAQVHEDGTSFEGSTSYHRLVVELCTLAHVVALRAGVMLGKDFEERLLKMFRATRAWCSEQGRVAQIGDNDSCRVFPLRERDDQDHGYLAPLGAALFGDASLAGGEFPDEAAWLLGKPGLERFQALGTAPAPSSVCFHSGGFHVLRGAGAVVTISAGRQGQRGVGGHSHNDKLSFELHLGGEPVIVDPGTGTYTRDAMVRNFFRGTSAHNTLVVDAVEQAPLEPERLFALPEDARARVEVFQPGAQLDRLTVRHDGYRTLPSPVGIERTFYLDKRERALAVTDRLVGTGAHEVVGRLYLPDEHVRLRPASTWEIARALRVPDAPRAFEPLCVELGPEDAPRACVLFASGLTPRLDGALYSPGYGRVRPASVVTYGARRVPPAWLRWVVVFS; translated from the coding sequence ATGGGGACCTTCGACTATTACACGACGCTGGTTCGACTCGCTCCGGCAGCCGTCGCGAAGAGCGCGGTACGCCGGGTGCAGGGGGTTGCGAGGCAGGCTCTCTATCGCCGCCGGTACCGGGTGGATGAGCTGCGGATCCTCCAGGCGTATGGGGCCGAGTCCGCGGCGGAGCTCGCGGGCAAGCTCCTGGAGACGCGCCACTCCAGCGTGTGGTGTGAGCACCGTCAGCGCCGGTCTGTGCTCGAGGCGCTCGCGGCCGTGCCGGGTGCCCGGGAGCGGGCGCTGGAGCGGGCCGAGGCGGCGCTCCGCCAGGAGTTCCGTGTCTTCGGCACGCGCGTGGCCTTCGGTGAGGGCCGGTCGGTGGAGTGGTCCCTGGATCCGGTGAGCGGCTACCGCTACCCGCTGGAGCCCGTGGAGCAGCTCCAGTTGGTGCGGCCCGGGACGGATCCCAAGTACCCGTGGGTGCTCGGGCGGCTCGACAGCCTCGTGGCGCTGGGGCAGGGCTACTGGGTGGAGGAGAGCGAGCAGGCACGTTCCCGCTACGCGCGCGCCTTCGTGCTGCAGACGCTGGATTTTCTGCAGGCCAACCCTCCTGGGCAGGGTGTGCAGTGGGCGTGCACCATGGAGGTGTCGCTGCGGGCGGCCAACATCGCGCAGGCGCTCGCCATGTTCGCGGAGGCGCCCGAGGTTCAGCGGCCCGAGTTCCTCGTGCCCGTGCTGAGCTCGCTCGCCGAGCACACCGCGTGGGTGGAAGCGCATCCGGAGGACCAGGGCGCGGTCCCCAACAATCACCTCATCGCCAACTACGTGGGCCTGCTGGTGGTGGGCCTGCTGTTCCCGGAGCTCCCGGGCGCGTCGAACCAGGTGGCGCTGGCGGTGAAGACGCTGCGCACGCAGGTGCTGGCGCAGGTGCACGAGGATGGCACCTCCTTTGAGGGCTCCACCTCCTATCACCGGCTCGTGGTGGAGTTGTGCACCCTGGCGCACGTGGTGGCGCTCCGGGCCGGCGTGATGCTGGGCAAGGACTTCGAGGAGCGCCTCCTCAAGATGTTCCGCGCCACGCGCGCTTGGTGCTCCGAGCAAGGGCGGGTGGCTCAGATCGGCGACAACGATTCCTGCCGCGTCTTCCCGCTCCGGGAGCGCGACGATCAGGACCACGGCTATCTGGCTCCGCTGGGCGCGGCGCTCTTCGGCGACGCCTCGCTGGCGGGCGGCGAGTTCCCGGACGAGGCGGCGTGGCTGCTGGGCAAGCCGGGCCTGGAGCGCTTCCAGGCGCTGGGGACGGCTCCAGCGCCCTCCTCGGTGTGCTTCCACTCGGGGGGCTTCCACGTGCTGCGTGGAGCGGGGGCTGTCGTCACCATCAGCGCGGGCCGTCAGGGGCAGCGCGGGGTGGGCGGGCACAGCCACAACGACAAGCTCTCCTTCGAGCTGCACCTGGGCGGAGAGCCCGTGATCGTGGATCCGGGGACAGGCACGTACACGCGGGACGCGATGGTCCGGAACTTCTTTCGCGGCACCTCGGCGCACAACACGCTGGTGGTGGACGCGGTGGAGCAGGCTCCCTTGGAGCCCGAGCGTCTCTTCGCGCTGCCCGAGGACGCCCGGGCCCGGGTGGAGGTGTTCCAGCCGGGCGCGCAGCTGGATCGGCTCACCGTGCGGCACGACGGGTACCGGACGCTGCCGTCGCCCGTGGGCATCGAGCGGACCTTCTACCTGGACAAGCGGGAGCGTGCGCTCGCGGTGACGGATCGGCTCGTCGGTACGGGGGCGCACGAGGTGGTGGGCCGGCTGTACCTGCCGGACGAGCACGTGCGGCTGCGTCCCGCCTCGACCTGGGAGATTGCGCGGGCCTTGCGTGTGCCGGATGCGCCGCGGGCCTTCGAGCCGCTGTGCGTGGAGTTGGGGCCAGAGGACGCGCCGAGGGCGTGTGTGCTCTTCGCCTCGGGACTGACGCCCCGGTTGGACGGGGCCCTGTACTCGCCGGGCTACGGGCGGGTGAGGCCGGCGTCGGTGGTGACTTACGGGGCACGTCGCGTGCCTCCGGCATGGCTGCGGTGGGTGGTCGTCTTTTCGTGA